A stretch of DNA from Kitasatospora kifunensis:
GGCGCCCGCTGTCCGAGGCGTCGAAGGAACTGGCCCCGGCACGAATTCCGTCGCTCTACCGGGAGATGGGTGCCATCTTGGCCACGGTGCACCGGATCGGCCAGGAGGCCTACGGGTATGTGACCGACCGCATCCTCGATCCGCGCTTGGACAACGGCAGTTACATGCGGCACCAGTTCGCCAAGAAGCTCGCGGAGTTCAAGGTCCTGGGCGGCGACGGCCGGCTGCACGACGCGGTCGCGCGGCGGGTCGAGCGCGACGGGGCGCTGTTCGACAACTGCCAGACCGCCGTGCTCTGCCACAACGACCTGCATGAGGGCAACGTGCTCGTCGCCCGGCGCGCGGGCGGCTGGGAGCTGAGCGGCGTGATCGACGTCGAGAACGCGATCGCCGCCGACCCGCTGATCGACCTGGCCAAGACCGACTACTACTCCCTCGGCCGCGGCGAGCCGGAACGCAGCGCGCTGTTCGAAGGCTACGGGCCGCTTCCCGCCGACGCCGTCGAGCGGCTCGACCTCTACCGGCTCTACCACGCGGTCGAGTTGTGGGACTGGTTCCGCTCGATCGGCACGGTGGGGCCCTTGGGCGCAATCGCCGATGACATTGCCCGGCTGGCGGGTTAGGCGGCCCGGTGCACCAAAGTGACCAAGGTCCCGGGTCGGTCAGCGGTGCAGTTCCGTGTCGGGTATCCAGGATCCGTGGAAGCCGGCCGGTACCCGGCGGGGCAGGTGCACGGTGGCGACCGGCTCGGCGGCCAGGTCGGTCGCGTCGTGCACGAGCAGGCGGGAGGCCACGGCCGGATCGCGGTGGGTGACGATCGACAGCAGCCAGCCCTCGTCCTCGCCGGTGGAGTCGTCGGCGGGGACGAAGACGGCCTCACCCGCATGCCAGTCCTCGCCGAGTTCGTGCCGGGCGATCTGGCCGTGGTCACCGTCGTACTTCACGATGGCGTGGGTGTCGACGGCGTAGAGGTAGCGGTTGGGCAGACCGACGAGACGGTCGTCAACGGTGGGGAACTCGACGTTGCCGTCGTCGAGGGCGTGCTCGGTGACGGTGCCGGTGGCCGGGTCGAGGGTCCAGCGGTGCAAGGTGGCGACAGCCAGCCGCGCGGCCTGCTCGGCGCGCGGTGCGCCGCCGATCCGTGACCAGGTACTGAACCAGGCCTCCCGGCTGTAGCGGATGGCGTCCAGGGTGACGCGGCCCCGGTCGTCCTCATGGGCGTTGCCGATATGGAAGACGTAGCACGGCTCGATATCGAACCACTGCACCGTCGGATCGGATTTGCCCATCAGTCCGATGCGCGCGGTGTAGTGGTCGCTCCACTGGTAGGGCATGCCGCGGCCGACGAGTTCGGGCTGGAACACGACCGGCAGGTCCAGCCACACGATGTGGTTCGGTGTGATCGCGAGGTCGTGCATCATCGTCGGCCCCGGCACCTGGACGGGGAAGCTGGTGGCCAGTTCGCCGGCCGCGGTCAGCCGGTGGTACGTCAGGAACGGCGGGCGCATGCCGTAGTCGAACAGGTGCAGTTCACCGGTGAGTGGGTCCTCCTTGGGGTGCGCGGTCATGCCGGTGGTGAGCCGACCGCCGAAGTCGCACGGGCCGAGGGTGTCCAGCTCGGGACTCATCTCATAGGGACGGCTGGTCTCCGTCAGGGCGAAGATCCTGCCGCCGTGTTCGATGACCGAGGTGTTGGCGGCCCCGGCGGCGAGGTCGCGGGTGCCGTCCGGGCCGATGGGCGGGGCGCCTTCCAGGCGCTTGGTGCGTACCCAGCGGTTGCGGTACCAGGCGGCGCGGCCCTTCTCCAACCGCACGCCGTGCAGCATGCCGTGGCCGGTGAACCAGTGACCGCTGTCCTCACCGGGCAGCGGATTGGGGCCGTTGCGGAAGTAGCGGCCGGTCAGCTCGGTCGGGAGCACGCCGGTGACGTGCAGGCCGACGGCCTCGATCTCGTCCGGAACCGGGGCCAGGTGCCCGGCGAGGTAGCTCGGGGTGTGTTCGCTCATGCCTCAACATTGATACGTACGGCTTGATATGTCAATCAGTACATGTCCGGCTTGCTGGTTACGGCGGTTACGATGAGCACATGTCCCTGCGCCACGCCCTGCTCGGCCTGCTCGCCGACCAGCCCCAGACCGGCTACGACCTGAGCAAGCGCTTCGAGGAATCGCTGTCGCGCTACGCATGGCACGCCGGCCACGGCCACATCTATCCGGAGCTCAAGAAGATGGCCGCCGACGACCTGATCGAGGTCGTCGGCGAAGGCATGCGCGGCAGCAAGACCTACGGCATCACCGAGCGCGGCACCGCCGAACTGCGGGAGTGGATGTTCACGCCCAAGGACGCGCCGATGCGCAGCGAGTCCGTGCTGCGCCTGTTCCTGCTGTCCGCCCTCGATCCCAAGGACACGCGAACACTCGTCAGTGAGGTCATCGAGCACGCCGAGGCGGATGCCGCCGCGCTACGCCAGGCCATCCAGAGCATCGAGGCCGCCGCACAACCCGGCGAGAAGCCGCCCTTCGCCCGCTTCGCCGCGGAGTTCGGGCTGCGCTTCCAAGAGCTCCAGCGTGACTGGGCCCAGTGGGCCATCCGCGAGTTGGACAAGGACGCGACGTCAACCGACAGCTGAGTCCCGTCACCCGCTCGGCTCCGCACCGTCAACTTCTGCCGACGACACGGACCAGGCCTTTCTCTCATCTCACCTCGGCTCTGCCGGGTCAGCGCCGGGCGATGTCGCACCGGCGGCGGCAGGCGGTCAGGACGCTACCGATGCGCAGCAGGATCGCGGTGATCACGACGCTCTCGCCGATGTCGGCGCGCTCGCGCTGGTCGGCGGCTGGTGTCCACGGTGAAGATCGTGCGGCCATGACCAACGAGTCGAATGCACCGGCCTGGCGGGTGATGCGGCAGGAAGACAACGGCAACCAGTACCTGGTGGCCCGTGATCTCCCGAAGGACGAGGCGCAGCGGCTCGCTGCCGAGCTGGAGGCGGGCGCGCGGGCACAAGCAGCTCTACTGGACCGAGCTCGATCAGCCCCGCGCCACGAGCTGACCCCGCCATGGGGAGGAGAACGGGTGCGCTCCGTGTCGGTGAGCTCGGGGCCGGCCTCGGGCGCAATGGAGGCGGAGCCCGCGATTCGTCCTCGCGAGCCCCGCCTGGTATCACGCTGTTACCTGCACTGGCAGCAGTGCTTGTTGCGGTTGATGAGGGTGTGCCCCTCGGTACTGCTGCGGCGTTCTGATCAGGGGTTCACCGTCACGGTGATGGTCTCGGGGTTGGCACTGTTGTCCTGGTACACCGAGTCGCCGCTGTAGACGGCGGTGATGGTGTGGGTGCCGGCGGCGCGGAAGGCGGTGACCGTCCCGGCGGCGGCGCACCTGCCGAGGGGGACGAACAGGCGTCCCGTGCCGAGGGTCGTCCCTGTGGTGGTGTCAGTGAACGTGACGGTTCCGGTGGGCCTGGTCGTGGAGCCCGCGCCGGGGCAGACGATGTCGCTGAGCACGACCGGCGAGCCGATCCGGGTGCGCTGGGGCATCGCGGTCATGGCCGTGGTGATCGGCTTGCCCACGGTGTAGGCGATGATCACCTGGCCGTTGTGGTTCGCTGTCCCGATCGTGGAGGCCGCATAGGACGTCCCGGTGCCTGACGGGGGCGCGAAGCTGCTCCCCCCACCGCCACCGCCGCCACCTGCCACGGTGCCGGTCCTGTTGACGGCACCGGCGCCGCCGCCCCCGCCGGCGAAGTACCCGCCCCCACCGCCCCCGCCCGCACCGGTGGCAGTGGCGGCACAGCCGCCGTCGATTCCTCCGCCGGAGCCGCCGGTGCCGATCGCGGTACCGATGAACCCACCTCCCGGCGCACCCGTCGTGGCGGCACAGGACGGGACGGCGCCGGCGGCCCCGCCCGGACCACCCGTACTCGTGCTGGTTTTGCCGCCACCCCCACCCTGCCCGGCCGCGGCCCCGGGGCCGGTGGCGCTTCCGGCAGTACCGCCGGTGGCATCGGGTGTTGTCCCGCCGTTGCCTCCGTTCCCACCCGTCAGGCTGCCTCCGGTGCCCCCGGCGGCACCGCCGCCCCCGGCGACCACCAGGAAGGAGCCCACGTTGACGCTGGAAGCCCCGCCCCCACCCGGCCCTTCCGCCCGGAAACCGGTGACCGAGATGCCCCCACCTGAACCGCCGCCGTTGAACCCGCCGGCACTCCCCGTACCCATGCCGTTGCAGCCCTTGCCGCCCGTGCCGCCGACGTTGACGGTGACCGTTGTCGGGACGGCGCTCTGCGGGAGAGTGGTGACGACCCGCGCCCCCGTCCCACCCGTCCCCGTGACGGAACAGGAGGTGCCGGTGTTGTCGGCGCCGCCCGCGCCGTCGACGGTGATCGTGACCACTGCCCGGGCCGGGATGGTGAGGTTCTGCGGGCCGCCGGTGAAGCCGAAGGTGAACACCGGGTCAGTTCCTTGGGTCCGCACCGGGGTGGTGGCCGGCGCGGCCCCCGTTGCCGCGGCGTTCGCGGGGATCAGCCCGGTACCGGCCAGCGCCACGCACAGCCCTGCCACGACCCCGGCCTGCCGCCACCGCGCACGAGCGTGGACGCCTGCCTCTCCTTCGGCGACGGGATGTCCTGGGGCGCGGTGTCTGATCACTGGTGTCTCCCGATGTGCTGGCTTGAGGTGAGGCGTCGGGGTGCTGGATCATGCGACCCGTGCAGCGGTGGTATCCCTGGTCCGGAGCGTGATCAACAGGCACAGCGTGACGACCGGACGGCCCTTGTGCCCCGATTACTCCGACAGCGGCATGCCACACACCATCACACTGGGCGGCACCCGAACTCACCGAGCCGCGTGCACCATGAGCCCTCCAGGGCGGTTAGGCCGATCGGTCCCATCGATCGTGCACGGAACCTCACGCTCGGGCCTACCCACCGCGAGGCAGGGCGTTCCTGGATTCACTCGAACGGGTTCGGTCTGCCGCGTGCGCAGAGCGTCGGCAATGCGCAGGGCGTCGGCGATGCGCAGGCACCAGTCCTGGCTGTCTCGTTCGAAGGCGAGACAACGTAGTGATCGGCCGTGTTCTACGACTGGGCGAAGCTCACAAGGCGATGCGGACCTTGAGGGCCGTCCGGTCGTGCATGGCGCGGTAGCCGCCCGGAACGCCGTCGAGGTCGACGGTGCGGTCGAAGACCAGGCCGGGGTCGATGGCGCCGGAGAGCACGTCGGGCAGCAGCTCGGGGATGTAGGCACGGGCGGGGGCGACGCCGCCGGCCAGCGCCACGTTCCGGTTGAACATCTGGGCGATGTCGACGCCGGCGCTGCCGCCGTGCGGGACGCCGACGTAGCCGACCGCGCCGCCGTCCCGGGCGATGGCGATCGCGGTGCGCATCGACTCCTCGGTGCCGACGGCCTCCAGGACGGCGTGCGCGCCCTGACCGCCGGTCAGCTCCTTGACCAGCTCGATCGCGGCCTCGCCGCGCTCGGCGACCACGTCGGTGGCGCCGAACTTGCGGGCGATCGCGGTGCGTTGCTCGTGCCGGCCCAGCGCAATGATCCGGCCGGCGCCGAGCCGCTGGGCAGCGAGCACGCCGCACAGGCCGACCGCACCGTCGCCGACCACGGCCACCGTGGCGCCGGGCCGCACACGGGCGGCGAGCGCGGCGTGGTGGCCGGTGCTCATCACGTCCGAGAGGGCGAGCAGACCGGGCAGCAGCGCCTGGTCGCCGGCCGCCTCCTTCGGCAGCTTGACCAGGGTGCCGTCGGCGAACGGCACGCGGACGGCCTCGCCCTGGCCGCCGTCGGAGCCGACCTCGCCCCAGAAGCCGCCCTGCGGGCAGGAGGTGTGCAGGCCCTCGCGGCAGAAGTCGCAGGTGCCGTCGGACCAGACGAAGGGAGCCACCACGAAGTCGCCGCGGGTGAAGCCGGTCACCTCGGAGCCGATCTCCTCGACGATGCCCAGGAACTCGTGGCCGATCCGCTGCCCGGCGACCCGGGATGCCACGCCCCGGTACGCCCACAGGTCGCTGCCGCAGATGCAGGCGTTGACCACGCGCACCACGGCGTCGGTCGACCGCCGGACCACCGGGTCGGGCACCTCCTCGATCCGGATGTCGTCGGGGCCGTGGATCACGGTGGCACGCACAGAACACTCCTGGCACTGCTCGGAGACATGGAGCTGACAGCAGCCAGGGTCACCGTGCGCAGGTCCCCGTGTCCAGCTACATCTCCTACAACATGTCTTTAAGATGGACTGATGCTCGATGTTCGACGACTCGTCCTACTCCGCGACCTGGAGGTGCACGGCACGGTGACCGCCGTGGCCGAACTCCACAGCGTCACCCCCTCTGCCGTCTCGCAGCAACTGCGGCTGCTGGAAGAGGAGACCCGCATCCGACTGCTGGAGCGCACAGGCCGTTCCATCCACCTCACGGCCGCGGGTCGTCGGCTGAACAGGGACACCGAGCAGGTGCTCGCCGCTCTCGAACACGCCCGCATCCGCCTGCACACCGAGACCGAGAACCCCGCAGGCCCGCTCCATCTCGCCTGCTTCCCCAGCGCCCTCGTTCCGCTGGCCGCCCCGCTCGGCAAGGCCCTGGAAGACGCCTATCCGGATGTGCAACTCCACATCACCGAGGCCGAGCCCGAGGCCGCCGTGCGACTGCTGCTCGAGCGCCGCGCCGACCTCGCCCTCGTCTACCGGTACGACAACCTGGCCGCACCCCCTCCCGCGGGCGTGGAAACCCGAACACTGCTGAGCGACCCCCTCGTCGCCCTCCTGCCAGGTGACCACCCGGCAGTCCGGTTGGCCCGCTCCCCCATCGAACTGCGGGAGCTGGCAGACACTCTGTGGACCACCGCCCCGCCACGAACCGCATGCGGAGACGCGGTCCTCCAGGCCTGCCGCTCAGCCGGGTTCACGCCCCGGGTGAGGAACGTCTGCACCGACTTCTCCGCCATGATCGCTCTCGCCGAAAGCGCAGGCCACACGGCCCTGATCCCCCGCATGGCCGCCACACACCTACCGCCTGCACTCACCACGCGACCTGTGACGGACCGCACCCTCGCCCGCACGATCGAGATCGCCGTTCGCCACGGCACGGCACACGAACCCGCGATCGCCGCCTGCCTCGAGACGATGCGCACACTCCTACACGTACCAGCGTGAGGGCGGGGCGCGGTGCTTTCAA
This window harbors:
- a CDS encoding phosphotransferase family protein, translated to MSQPDQLPPGTAWAEGLLREVFPDAEVIEAVPRTGGQLSAVYEMRCADPAHSAILKVYAHEWAWKQAKEVRVYQMLASLGSLPVPSVLHHTPGGGPGGRAVTILSLLEGRPLSEASKELAPARIPSLYREMGAILATVHRIGQEAYGYVTDRILDPRLDNGSYMRHQFAKKLAEFKVLGGDGRLHDAVARRVERDGALFDNCQTAVLCHNDLHEGNVLVARRAGGWELSGVIDVENAIAADPLIDLAKTDYYSLGRGEPERSALFEGYGPLPADAVERLDLYRLYHAVELWDWFRSIGTVGPLGAIADDIARLAG
- a CDS encoding carotenoid oxygenase family protein; translated protein: MSEHTPSYLAGHLAPVPDEIEAVGLHVTGVLPTELTGRYFRNGPNPLPGEDSGHWFTGHGMLHGVRLEKGRAAWYRNRWVRTKRLEGAPPIGPDGTRDLAAGAANTSVIEHGGRIFALTETSRPYEMSPELDTLGPCDFGGRLTTGMTAHPKEDPLTGELHLFDYGMRPPFLTYHRLTAAGELATSFPVQVPGPTMMHDLAITPNHIVWLDLPVVFQPELVGRGMPYQWSDHYTARIGLMGKSDPTVQWFDIEPCYVFHIGNAHEDDRGRVTLDAIRYSREAWFSTWSRIGGAPRAEQAARLAVATLHRWTLDPATGTVTEHALDDGNVEFPTVDDRLVGLPNRYLYAVDTHAIVKYDGDHGQIARHELGEDWHAGEAVFVPADDSTGEDEGWLLSIVTHRDPAVASRLLVHDATDLAAEPVATVHLPRRVPAGFHGSWIPDTELHR
- a CDS encoding PadR family transcriptional regulator; the protein is MSLRHALLGLLADQPQTGYDLSKRFEESLSRYAWHAGHGHIYPELKKMAADDLIEVVGEGMRGSKTYGITERGTAELREWMFTPKDAPMRSESVLRLFLLSALDPKDTRTLVSEVIEHAEADAAALRQAIQSIEAAAQPGEKPPFARFAAEFGLRFQELQRDWAQWAIRELDKDATSTDS
- a CDS encoding Ig-like domain repeat protein encodes the protein MAGLCVALAGTGLIPANAAATGAAPATTPVRTQGTDPVFTFGFTGGPQNLTIPARAVVTITVDGAGGADNTGTSCSVTGTGGTGARVVTTLPQSAVPTTVTVNVGGTGGKGCNGMGTGSAGGFNGGGSGGGISVTGFRAEGPGGGGASSVNVGSFLVVAGGGGAAGGTGGSLTGGNGGNGGTTPDATGGTAGSATGPGAAAGQGGGGGKTSTSTGGPGGAAGAVPSCAATTGAPGGGFIGTAIGTGGSGGGIDGGCAATATGAGGGGGGGYFAGGGGGAGAVNRTGTVAGGGGGGGGSSFAPPSGTGTSYAASTIGTANHNGQVIIAYTVGKPITTAMTAMPQRTRIGSPVVLSDIVCPGAGSTTRPTGTVTFTDTTTGTTLGTGRLFVPLGRCAAAGTVTAFRAAGTHTITAVYSGDSVYQDNSANPETITVTVNP
- a CDS encoding zinc-dependent alcohol dehydrogenase family protein; amino-acid sequence: MRATVIHGPDDIRIEEVPDPVVRRSTDAVVRVVNACICGSDLWAYRGVASRVAGQRIGHEFLGIVEEIGSEVTGFTRGDFVVAPFVWSDGTCDFCREGLHTSCPQGGFWGEVGSDGGQGEAVRVPFADGTLVKLPKEAAGDQALLPGLLALSDVMSTGHHAALAARVRPGATVAVVGDGAVGLCGVLAAQRLGAGRIIALGRHEQRTAIARKFGATDVVAERGEAAIELVKELTGGQGAHAVLEAVGTEESMRTAIAIARDGGAVGYVGVPHGGSAGVDIAQMFNRNVALAGGVAPARAYIPELLPDVLSGAIDPGLVFDRTVDLDGVPGGYRAMHDRTALKVRIAL
- a CDS encoding LysR family transcriptional regulator; amino-acid sequence: MLDVRRLVLLRDLEVHGTVTAVAELHSVTPSAVSQQLRLLEEETRIRLLERTGRSIHLTAAGRRLNRDTEQVLAALEHARIRLHTETENPAGPLHLACFPSALVPLAAPLGKALEDAYPDVQLHITEAEPEAAVRLLLERRADLALVYRYDNLAAPPPAGVETRTLLSDPLVALLPGDHPAVRLARSPIELRELADTLWTTAPPRTACGDAVLQACRSAGFTPRVRNVCTDFSAMIALAESAGHTALIPRMAATHLPPALTTRPVTDRTLARTIEIAVRHGTAHEPAIAACLETMRTLLHVPA